The proteins below are encoded in one region of Knoellia sp. S7-12:
- a CDS encoding YegS/Rv2252/BmrU family lipid kinase yields the protein MTDRARERVGLVINPTAGKNTGARIGREAASLLAAAGHEIVDLSAMDGAHAIERGRAAIAARTIDCIVVAGGDGMVHLGVNLIAGTDVPLGIIAAGTGNDNARELGLPVRDAAKAVERITHGATRRIDAVRHVTPHGDERWFLGVLAAGFDAVVNERANGWNWPKGQMRYNLAIARELGVFKPIPYVVEIDGVRHETKAMLVAVANGPAYGGGMKVVPSAEFDDGLLDVLILHEVSIPTLLRVFPKVFKGAHVDHPAVEIIRGRHVRLEAKGIVAYADGERFEPLPLECEVVPGAVTILT from the coding sequence GTGACCGATCGCGCGCGCGAGCGCGTCGGGCTCGTCATCAATCCAACGGCGGGCAAGAACACCGGCGCTCGTATCGGGCGGGAGGCAGCATCTCTGCTGGCGGCCGCAGGTCACGAGATCGTCGACCTGTCCGCGATGGACGGAGCCCACGCCATCGAGCGGGGCCGCGCTGCCATCGCCGCCCGGACCATCGACTGCATCGTGGTGGCCGGAGGAGACGGCATGGTCCACCTCGGCGTCAACCTCATCGCGGGCACCGACGTGCCGCTCGGCATCATCGCCGCGGGGACGGGCAACGACAACGCGCGTGAACTCGGGCTCCCTGTCCGCGACGCCGCCAAGGCGGTCGAGCGCATCACCCACGGGGCGACTCGACGAATCGACGCCGTTCGCCACGTCACGCCTCATGGTGACGAGCGCTGGTTCCTCGGTGTCCTGGCCGCGGGCTTCGACGCCGTCGTCAACGAGCGGGCCAACGGCTGGAATTGGCCCAAGGGACAGATGCGCTACAACCTCGCGATCGCGCGTGAGCTCGGGGTCTTCAAGCCCATTCCCTATGTCGTCGAGATCGACGGAGTCCGCCACGAGACAAAGGCGATGCTCGTCGCGGTCGCCAACGGACCGGCATACGGAGGCGGCATGAAAGTCGTCCCCAGCGCCGAGTTCGACGACGGACTGCTCGACGTCCTCATCCTCCACGAGGTCTCGATCCCCACCCTGCTGCGTGTCTTCCCCAAGGTCTTCAAGGGGGCCCACGTTGATCACCCCGCCGTCGAAATCATCCGCGGACGTCACGTGCGACTCGAGGCCAAGGGGATCGTGGCCTACGCCGATGGCGAGCGCTTCGAACCGCTGCCGCTCGAGTGCGAGGTCGTCCCGGGAGCGGTCACCATCCTGACGTAG
- a CDS encoding DEAD/DEAH box helicase yields the protein MSGPTIESTSHLAAFTAALNFPLDDFQVQGCEAVEAGKGVLVAAPTGAGKTIVGEFAVHMALATGRKAFYTTPIKALSNQKYHDLVAVHGADKVGLLTGDSSVNGEAPVVVMTTEVLRNMVYAGSRTLQGLGFVVMDEVHYLADRFRGAVWEEVIIHLPESVQVISLSATVSNAEEFGDWLAEVRGNHAVVVSEHRPVPLWQHMLVGNSMFDLFVDGTSEPDADGASARVSPDLVQAIRGAEQHRADGWVRGSTRDKGRGPERTRDHGREQPRDHNRDHGRGPGRGGAGSGSAGPGGRGDRGFARGARPGGGATRAEVIAQLDRDGLLPAITFIFSRMGCEGAVGQLLSSDTRLIPQGEGDRIRRHVEERMGSLAEEDLGILGYFDFVEGLSRGFACHHAGMLPLFREIVEELFTAGRIRAVFATETLALGINMPARTVVLEKLVKFNGETHADITPAEYTQLTGRAGRRGIDIEGHAVVQWSRGLDPLAVGGLASTRTYPLRSSFKPTYNMAVNLVAQVGRQVARDILETSFAQFQADRAVVGMATKVRRNDEALEGYAESMHCDLGDFREYAELRRAIADAEKDGVRKRSAGRKAEAAVSLEKLKMGDVIKVPAGRRSGWAVVVQTARTGKGAPSGPGVVTEDRQFRRLTLVDVPEPVEALASITVPKHFNPKSPKARRDLATTMRIAVPHDSPPKRSKEVAQERAQENDRIAFLRTELKAHPCHQCPDREDHARWAERWHRLKRETSGLKRKVEGRTNSVARVFDRICTVLTQLGYLEDDIVTERGERLRRLYTERDLLAAECLRHDVWKRLDAPGLAACVSTLVHEPRHEQADPSPKMPNDEVAAAITEMQRRWSELDDLEGDHGLETTSAPDGGMAWMVHRWASGERLDVVLRGNDMAAGDFVRRCKQIVDLLGQIADAAPDTELRRTARKAIDGVRRGVVSADRLD from the coding sequence ATGAGCGGGCCAACGATTGAGTCCACCTCACACCTCGCGGCGTTCACGGCCGCGCTGAATTTCCCACTGGACGACTTCCAGGTGCAGGGGTGCGAGGCCGTCGAAGCGGGCAAGGGTGTTCTCGTCGCGGCACCGACCGGCGCGGGCAAGACGATCGTCGGCGAGTTCGCTGTGCACATGGCGCTGGCAACAGGGCGCAAGGCGTTCTACACGACGCCCATCAAGGCGCTCTCGAACCAGAAGTACCACGACCTCGTGGCCGTGCACGGCGCCGACAAGGTCGGTCTGCTCACCGGTGACTCCTCCGTCAATGGCGAGGCTCCCGTGGTCGTCATGACGACCGAGGTGCTTCGCAACATGGTGTATGCCGGCAGCCGCACCTTGCAGGGACTGGGCTTCGTCGTCATGGACGAGGTGCACTACCTCGCCGACCGCTTCCGTGGCGCCGTCTGGGAAGAGGTGATCATCCACCTGCCCGAGTCGGTGCAGGTCATCTCGCTGTCGGCGACGGTGAGCAACGCCGAGGAATTCGGTGATTGGCTCGCCGAGGTCCGTGGCAACCACGCGGTCGTCGTCTCGGAGCACCGCCCGGTCCCGCTCTGGCAGCACATGCTGGTGGGCAACTCGATGTTTGATCTCTTCGTCGACGGGACGTCTGAGCCGGATGCTGACGGGGCGTCGGCGCGGGTCAGCCCCGACCTGGTCCAGGCCATCCGTGGCGCCGAGCAGCATCGGGCTGACGGCTGGGTGCGGGGGAGCACACGCGACAAGGGGCGCGGGCCCGAGCGCACGCGCGACCACGGACGAGAACAGCCCCGCGACCACAACCGCGATCATGGCCGCGGTCCGGGGCGGGGTGGCGCCGGGTCCGGTTCAGCTGGCCCGGGTGGGCGCGGCGATCGAGGCTTTGCGCGGGGCGCACGCCCGGGTGGGGGAGCGACAAGGGCCGAGGTCATCGCCCAGCTCGACCGCGACGGCCTCCTGCCGGCCATCACGTTCATCTTCAGCCGCATGGGGTGTGAGGGCGCCGTCGGGCAGCTGTTGTCCTCCGACACTCGGCTCATCCCTCAGGGCGAGGGCGATCGGATCCGTCGTCACGTCGAGGAACGCATGGGTTCGCTGGCCGAGGAGGACCTCGGGATCCTGGGCTACTTCGACTTCGTCGAGGGTCTGTCGCGCGGCTTCGCCTGCCACCACGCCGGGATGCTGCCGCTGTTCCGCGAGATCGTTGAAGAGCTGTTCACCGCCGGTCGCATCCGCGCCGTCTTCGCCACCGAGACCCTCGCGCTGGGCATCAACATGCCGGCCCGAACCGTGGTCCTCGAGAAGCTGGTGAAGTTCAACGGTGAGACCCACGCCGACATCACCCCGGCCGAATACACCCAGCTCACCGGCCGCGCCGGTCGTCGCGGCATCGACATCGAGGGCCACGCAGTCGTCCAGTGGAGCCGGGGCCTCGACCCACTCGCTGTGGGCGGTCTGGCCTCGACACGCACCTATCCGTTGCGGTCGAGCTTCAAGCCGACCTACAACATGGCCGTCAACCTCGTCGCCCAGGTTGGCCGACAGGTGGCCCGCGACATCCTGGAGACGTCGTTCGCGCAGTTCCAGGCCGACCGCGCCGTCGTGGGAATGGCCACCAAGGTCCGTCGCAATGACGAGGCCCTCGAGGGTTATGCCGAGTCGATGCACTGCGATCTCGGCGACTTCCGCGAGTACGCCGAACTACGACGAGCCATTGCCGACGCCGAGAAGGACGGCGTGCGCAAGCGGTCTGCCGGCCGCAAGGCCGAGGCCGCGGTCAGTCTTGAGAAGCTCAAGATGGGCGACGTCATCAAAGTGCCTGCGGGCCGGCGCTCCGGCTGGGCCGTGGTCGTGCAGACCGCGAGGACCGGCAAGGGCGCGCCCAGCGGTCCGGGTGTCGTCACCGAGGACCGACAGTTCCGGCGGCTCACGCTGGTTGACGTCCCGGAGCCGGTCGAGGCATTGGCGTCGATCACCGTGCCCAAGCATTTCAACCCCAAGTCGCCCAAGGCTCGGCGCGACCTCGCGACGACCATGCGCATCGCCGTGCCACACGACTCACCACCCAAACGGTCCAAGGAAGTGGCGCAGGAGCGGGCGCAGGAGAACGATCGCATTGCCTTCCTGCGCACCGAGCTCAAGGCGCACCCTTGCCACCAGTGCCCCGACCGCGAGGACCACGCGCGATGGGCCGAGCGCTGGCACCGCCTGAAGCGCGAGACGTCGGGGCTGAAGCGCAAGGTTGAGGGTCGCACCAACTCCGTCGCACGCGTCTTCGACCGCATCTGCACGGTCCTCACGCAACTGGGCTATCTCGAGGACGACATCGTCACCGAGCGAGGTGAGCGGCTACGACGCCTCTACACCGAGCGCGACCTGCTGGCGGCGGAGTGCCTGCGCCATGACGTGTGGAAGCGGCTCGATGCGCCCGGGCTCGCTGCGTGCGTGTCCACCCTCGTCCACGAGCCGCGCCATGAGCAGGCCGATCCGTCACCCAAGATGCCCAATGACGAGGTGGCCGCTGCCATCACCGAGATGCAGCGGCGGTGGAGCGAACTCGACGATCTCGAGGGCGATCACGGTCTCGAGACGACCTCGGCCCCCGATGGCGGCATGGCCTGGATGGTCCACCGGTGGGCGAGTGGCGAGCGACTCGACGTGGTGCTGCGAGGGAACGACATGGCCGCTGGCGACTTCGTGCGGCGGTGCAAGCAGATCGTTGACCTGCTCGGCCAGATTGCCGACGCGGCACCTGACACTGAGCTGAGGCGCACGGCCCGCAAGGCCATTGATGGCGTCCGACGCGGTGTCGTCTCGGCCGACCGCCTGGATTGA
- a CDS encoding VOC family protein yields MPLDLVTLVVDDYDEALRFFTEALDFEVAEDVPSLTTDGRPKRWVVVRPRDGGAGILLARADGERQERIVGDQWAGRVGLFLRVTDLDRTLGRAVEAGCAVIRPRRHEAYGEVVVVRDPWGNHWDLLGPQEV; encoded by the coding sequence ATGCCCCTGGATCTCGTCACCCTCGTGGTCGACGACTACGACGAAGCACTGCGGTTCTTCACGGAGGCTCTCGACTTCGAGGTTGCGGAGGACGTGCCGTCGCTCACAACGGATGGCCGGCCAAAACGTTGGGTCGTCGTCCGGCCCCGGGATGGAGGGGCAGGCATCCTGCTGGCCCGAGCCGATGGCGAGCGGCAAGAGCGGATCGTCGGAGACCAGTGGGCCGGTCGCGTCGGGTTGTTCCTGCGTGTCACCGATCTCGACCGCACGTTGGGCCGGGCCGTTGAGGCAGGCTGTGCCGTCATTCGTCCTCGTCGACACGAGGCGTACGGTGAGGTCGTCGTCGTGCGGGATCCGTGGGGCAACCACTGGGACCTGCTCGGCCCTCAAGAGGTCTGA
- a CDS encoding 5'-3' exonuclease: MTTERLLLLDSASLYFRAFFGVPDQRTSTDETPTNALRGFLDMIATLVNTHKPTHLVACWDDDWRPQFRVDLIPTYKTHRLTEGSDVVEESPDDLSPQVPLIRDALAALGIARLGAPGFEADDVIGTLVERHRGTKAIDVVTGDRDLLQLIDDANEVRVLYTGKGGVREPDQGTETYLQEKYSVPSGDAYLDMSILRGDSSDGLPGVKGIGDKTAAQLIAAYGSLDGLRKAVADGDPAIKGARRTNLEAAAAYLDVAPRVVRVARDAPVADVDIVLPTAVADTRLLSELASTYGITNPINRVLAAFQIP; encoded by the coding sequence ATGACGACGGAACGGCTGCTTCTCCTCGACTCCGCCTCGCTCTATTTCCGAGCGTTCTTCGGAGTGCCGGATCAGCGCACCTCGACCGACGAGACGCCGACCAATGCGCTGCGCGGGTTCCTCGACATGATCGCGACGCTGGTCAACACCCACAAGCCGACGCACCTCGTCGCCTGCTGGGACGACGACTGGCGCCCACAGTTCCGGGTCGACCTCATCCCGACCTACAAGACGCATCGACTCACTGAAGGCAGTGATGTCGTCGAGGAGTCACCTGACGACCTCAGTCCGCAGGTGCCGCTCATCCGCGATGCCTTGGCCGCCCTGGGCATCGCGCGCCTCGGGGCGCCCGGGTTCGAGGCCGACGACGTCATTGGCACCCTCGTCGAACGACACCGCGGCACGAAGGCCATCGACGTCGTCACCGGCGATCGCGACCTCCTGCAACTCATCGATGACGCCAACGAGGTGCGGGTCCTCTACACCGGCAAAGGCGGTGTGCGAGAGCCGGATCAGGGCACCGAGACCTATTTGCAGGAGAAGTACTCCGTGCCCAGCGGTGACGCCTATCTCGACATGTCGATCCTGCGCGGAGACTCCAGCGACGGGCTCCCGGGCGTCAAGGGCATCGGTGACAAGACCGCCGCCCAACTCATCGCGGCATACGGGTCCCTGGACGGACTGCGCAAGGCGGTGGCCGACGGTGACCCAGCCATCAAGGGTGCCCGGCGCACCAATCTCGAGGCCGCCGCGGCATACCTCGATGTCGCACCGCGCGTGGTGCGCGTCGCCCGCGATGCACCGGTCGCGGATGTCGACATCGTGCTGCCGACGGCAGTGGCCGACACACGTCTGCTGAGCGAGCTCGCCTCGACCTACGGCATCACGAACCCGATCAACCGCGTCCTGGCGGCCTTCCAGATCCCCTGA
- a CDS encoding Lrp/AsnC family transcriptional regulator, translated as MEDLDRKIVEQLSTDGRMSYTDLGRALGMSTSAVHQRVRRLETRGVIKGYTARVDHAAVGVAITAFISIAPLDPTAPDDIPDHLRDIAAIEECHSVAGDMNYILKVRVATPLELELLLARIRAAANVSSKTTVVLSTPWE; from the coding sequence GTGGAGGACCTGGACCGCAAGATCGTTGAGCAGTTGTCGACCGATGGTCGGATGAGCTACACCGACCTCGGGCGCGCCCTCGGGATGTCGACCTCCGCCGTGCACCAACGCGTGCGCCGCCTCGAGACGCGTGGCGTGATCAAGGGCTACACCGCCCGGGTCGACCACGCCGCAGTCGGAGTGGCCATCACAGCATTCATCTCGATCGCCCCGCTCGACCCGACCGCGCCCGATGACATCCCCGATCACCTGCGCGACATCGCGGCGATCGAGGAGTGCCACTCCGTGGCGGGTGACATGAACTACATCCTCAAGGTGCGCGTGGCCACACCACTCGAGCTCGAGCTGTTGCTCGCTCGGATCCGGGCAGCGGCAAACGTTTCGAGCAAGACGACGGTCGTCCTCTCCACCCCCTGGGAGTAG
- the ybaK gene encoding Cys-tRNA(Pro) deacylase yields the protein MERKVRGGSVGTPATVALTKAKIVYAVRAYQHDPAAESFGLEAAQALGVEPARVFKTLLVSTGTGLAVGIVPVDRTLDLKAMASTLGVKKVAMADPVAAERSSGYVLGGISPVGQKRLLPTVVDVSAFEHETILVSGGRRGLDIELSPEALVTVTQASHGPIAR from the coding sequence ATGGAACGGAAGGTTCGCGGCGGTTCGGTTGGCACGCCGGCAACCGTTGCGCTGACCAAGGCAAAGATTGTGTATGCCGTCCGGGCCTACCAGCACGACCCTGCGGCGGAGTCCTTTGGGCTCGAGGCCGCGCAGGCCCTGGGTGTCGAGCCGGCCCGCGTGTTCAAGACGTTGCTCGTCTCCACCGGCACCGGATTGGCAGTCGGCATCGTGCCGGTGGATCGGACCCTGGACCTCAAGGCGATGGCGTCCACCTTGGGCGTGAAGAAGGTCGCCATGGCGGATCCCGTTGCGGCAGAGCGCAGCTCGGGCTATGTGCTCGGAGGGATCTCACCCGTGGGACAGAAGCGATTGCTCCCGACGGTGGTCGATGTCTCAGCCTTCGAGCACGAGACGATTCTCGTGTCCGGCGGGCGCCGCGGTCTCGACATCGAGCTCTCCCCCGAGGCTCTCGTCACGGTGACGCAGGCGAGCCACGGACCGATCGCGCGCTAG
- a CDS encoding MFS transporter, which yields MSVTSSIPTSKGATTEPTPSTPPTLESDSTRRLGRSSGFALALVSVVALMVGASAPSPFYPVLQAELGFSAGTMTTIFGVYALALLATLLITGSLSDHIGRRPVLAAGFSILAVSMVGFWHADSVAMLLISRAVQGLAAGLLMSTMTAAVTDLEPVSRPGLAATLNSVTPLGGLAAGALIGGLVLDASATHALTIVFASLTGVYVLMALAVLALPETSPRHEGWRRSLRPRVGIPAAARPAFQRSAPALFAGWATGGLYLSLGAPIVGQLLGGRTHLAQGSVVAVLTGTGALSSYLFRNRTPRQITIYGTAMLALGTLLTLVALRTESLTGFLLAAIVAGSGFGTSFLGIMRSISPTVGPEQRGELFSSVFVVSYLAFGLPAVAAGFAAPRLGLETTATIYGLVVVALSGAAALIRIFTTKE from the coding sequence ATGAGCGTGACCAGCAGCATCCCGACCAGCAAAGGAGCGACCACGGAGCCGACGCCGTCGACGCCACCGACGCTCGAGTCGGACAGCACACGCCGCCTGGGTCGCAGTTCCGGTTTCGCGCTGGCGCTCGTCTCGGTCGTGGCGCTCATGGTCGGTGCGAGTGCTCCGTCGCCGTTCTATCCGGTGCTTCAGGCCGAGCTCGGCTTCTCTGCTGGCACCATGACCACGATTTTCGGTGTCTATGCCCTGGCGCTGCTCGCGACCCTGCTCATCACTGGATCGCTCTCCGACCATATTGGGCGTCGCCCCGTGCTGGCTGCTGGTTTCAGCATCCTCGCCGTGAGCATGGTGGGCTTCTGGCATGCCGACAGCGTCGCCATGCTCCTCATCTCGCGTGCCGTCCAGGGTCTGGCCGCCGGACTGCTCATGTCGACGATGACGGCAGCGGTCACCGACCTCGAACCCGTCTCGCGCCCCGGCTTGGCAGCCACGCTCAACAGCGTGACACCGCTTGGCGGCTTGGCCGCCGGCGCGCTCATCGGCGGTCTGGTGCTTGACGCGAGCGCCACACACGCCCTGACCATCGTCTTCGCGTCACTCACCGGCGTCTATGTCCTCATGGCCCTTGCCGTTCTGGCGCTCCCCGAGACGTCCCCGCGACACGAGGGTTGGCGTCGTTCGCTTCGGCCGCGGGTGGGCATCCCCGCCGCAGCGCGTCCGGCCTTCCAACGCAGCGCACCGGCTCTGTTCGCAGGCTGGGCCACGGGTGGTCTCTACCTGTCGTTGGGGGCGCCCATCGTCGGGCAGCTCCTGGGTGGTCGCACTCACCTCGCCCAGGGATCCGTGGTCGCGGTGCTCACCGGAACCGGTGCGCTCAGCTCGTACCTCTTCCGCAACCGCACCCCCCGACAGATCACGATCTACGGCACCGCGATGCTTGCCCTCGGGACCCTGCTCACCCTCGTGGCGTTGCGCACTGAGTCGCTCACCGGATTCTTGCTCGCCGCGATCGTGGCCGGCTCGGGCTTCGGGACATCGTTCCTGGGCATCATGCGCTCGATCTCGCCGACAGTCGGGCCCGAGCAGCGCGGTGAGCTCTTCTCCAGCGTCTTCGTCGTCAGCTATCTCGCCTTCGGTCTGCCGGCGGTGGCTGCTGGTTTCGCTGCTCCCCGATTGGGCTTGGAGACGACTGCCACGATCTATGGGCTCGTGGTCGTGGCCCTTTCCGGTGCGGCCGCCCTGATCCGCATCTTCACCACCAAGGAGTGA
- a CDS encoding helix-turn-helix transcriptional regulator — protein sequence MPTNQVLPHPDMKDVALTDVLFALSDPGRLQIVQDLAGGPLEMAQCGATNPALPKSTKSHLMKVLREAGVVRNEPQGRGRLVSLRRDELDGAFPGLLDSVLNAPKA from the coding sequence ATGCCCACGAACCAGGTGCTGCCCCATCCAGACATGAAGGACGTCGCACTCACCGACGTCCTCTTCGCCCTGAGCGACCCGGGCCGGCTGCAGATCGTCCAGGATCTGGCCGGCGGCCCGCTGGAGATGGCTCAGTGTGGGGCGACGAACCCGGCCCTGCCGAAGTCGACGAAGTCGCACCTCATGAAGGTGCTGCGTGAAGCCGGTGTCGTTCGCAATGAGCCGCAGGGCCGAGGACGACTGGTGTCACTACGCCGCGACGAACTCGATGGGGCTTTCCCGGGGCTGCTCGACAGCGTCCTGAACGCGCCGAAGGCCTGA
- a CDS encoding lysine 2,3-aminomutase, whose protein sequence is MTTNIEQPYVYRRRELVEPDWTRFPGWRAVTKDEWASAQWQRAHCVKNVAQLRELMGDLLTDEFYGDLERDQVERATMSMLVPPQMLNTMVSEMSWAEGSMPTAGAAFTQAFLADPVRRYMLPVFSDRRSDWASHPFAARDSLHEHDMWAVEGLTHRYPTKVLAEMLPTCPQYCGHCTRMDLVGNSTAQIVKLKLAGKPVDRHAAMLDYLQRTPQVRDVVVSGGDVANMPWKNLEGFLDKLMRIDNIRDIRLATKALMGLPQHWLQPDVVEGVARVSALARSRGVSLAIHTHVNHAQSVTPLVAEASKAMLEAGVRDVRNQGVLMRGINDTSEDLLDLCFALQDEAMITPYYFYMCDMIPFSEHWRLALHEAQHLQHSIMGYLPGFATPRIVCDVPYVGKRWVHQVDTYDRDKGMSFWRKNYRTSIEGADEQALSREYVYYDPIYTLPEAGQQWWSSNTDVDQVHAAAMAGATASRDASVRDLT, encoded by the coding sequence ATGACGACAAACATCGAGCAGCCCTACGTCTACCGGCGTCGCGAGCTCGTCGAACCCGACTGGACCCGCTTTCCCGGGTGGCGTGCGGTCACCAAGGACGAGTGGGCCAGCGCCCAGTGGCAGCGCGCCCACTGCGTCAAGAACGTCGCTCAACTGCGGGAGCTCATGGGCGACCTCCTCACCGACGAGTTCTATGGCGACCTCGAGCGGGACCAGGTCGAGCGGGCCACGATGTCGATGCTCGTCCCCCCGCAGATGCTCAACACGATGGTCAGCGAGATGTCGTGGGCCGAGGGCTCGATGCCGACCGCCGGCGCCGCGTTCACGCAGGCGTTCCTCGCCGACCCGGTGCGCCGCTACATGCTCCCCGTGTTCAGTGACCGTCGCAGCGACTGGGCCTCGCACCCGTTCGCGGCGCGCGACAGCCTCCATGAGCACGACATGTGGGCGGTCGAGGGCCTGACCCACCGCTACCCCACCAAGGTGCTTGCCGAGATGCTGCCGACGTGCCCGCAGTATTGCGGCCACTGCACGCGGATGGACCTCGTCGGCAACTCGACGGCTCAGATCGTCAAGCTCAAGCTTGCCGGCAAGCCGGTGGACCGCCACGCCGCGATGCTCGACTACCTCCAGCGCACCCCGCAGGTGCGCGACGTCGTCGTCTCCGGCGGCGATGTCGCCAACATGCCGTGGAAGAACCTCGAAGGTTTCCTCGACAAGCTGATGCGCATCGACAACATCCGCGACATCCGCCTCGCGACCAAGGCGCTCATGGGTCTGCCGCAGCACTGGCTGCAGCCCGACGTCGTCGAGGGCGTGGCTCGCGTCTCTGCCTTGGCGCGTTCGCGTGGGGTCTCCCTGGCGATCCACACTCACGTCAATCACGCACAGTCCGTGACCCCGCTCGTGGCCGAGGCGTCCAAGGCGATGCTCGAGGCCGGCGTGCGTGACGTCCGCAACCAGGGCGTCCTCATGCGCGGCATCAACGACACGAGCGAGGACCTGCTCGACCTGTGCTTCGCGCTGCAGGACGAAGCGATGATCACGCCGTATTACTTCTACATGTGCGACATGATCCCGTTCTCGGAGCACTGGCGCCTCGCGCTCCACGAGGCGCAGCACCTGCAGCACTCGATCATGGGCTATCTCCCCGGCTTCGCCACCCCTCGCATCGTGTGCGACGTGCCGTACGTCGGCAAGCGCTGGGTGCACCAGGTCGACACCTATGACCGTGACAAGGGCATGTCGTTCTGGCGCAAGAACTACCGCACGTCGATCGAGGGAGCGGACGAGCAGGCGCTCTCTCGCGAGTACGTCTACTACGACCCGATCTACACGCTGCCCGAAGCCGGCCAGCAGTGGTGGAGCTCCAACACCGACGTCGATCAGGTTCATGCCGCAGCGATGGCAGGTGCGACCGCGAGTCGTGACGCCTCGGTGCGCGACCTCACCTGA
- a CDS encoding L-erythro-3,5-diaminohexanoate dehydrogenase, with the protein MSTTSSPLGVHRVLEPLGESLPQSARVLDARPEIWPDEVRIDIETLNLDAASYRQLHDKHAGDGAAIRSEVLAIVGERGKMQNPVTGSGGMLIGTVAEAGPESTLGLTAGDRVATLVSLSLTPLAITDELEHWDGLGERVPASGHAILFGRSIAAKLPDDLSPELALMVMDVCGAPALVARTISGYAGRSTHVPNSPNPPLRDTTLVPREGNWRVGDEVVGPSVVVLGGAGKSGSLSLAAAADAGATRRVAVVRDAAEADLLDGTGLATHVVIADARNPIGLTEAIAAVGGPADLTVVCVDVTGCEQPAILATAEGGTVIFFSMATNFAAAALGAEGLAADVTMLVGNGYVPGHAAYALELIRGNDAVRELFESRLEAH; encoded by the coding sequence GTGAGCACGACGAGCTCGCCCCTCGGCGTCCACCGCGTCCTCGAGCCGCTCGGCGAGTCGCTGCCGCAGTCCGCGCGTGTCCTCGACGCCCGACCCGAGATCTGGCCCGACGAGGTCCGCATCGACATCGAGACCCTCAACCTCGACGCGGCGTCCTACCGACAGCTCCACGACAAGCACGCCGGAGACGGCGCGGCCATCCGCTCGGAGGTTCTCGCCATCGTGGGGGAGCGCGGCAAGATGCAGAACCCCGTCACCGGCAGTGGCGGAATGCTCATCGGCACCGTCGCCGAAGCCGGCCCCGAGTCCACCCTCGGTCTCACCGCGGGCGACCGCGTTGCCACCCTTGTCTCCCTGTCGCTCACGCCGCTCGCCATCACCGATGAGCTGGAGCATTGGGACGGACTGGGGGAGCGGGTCCCTGCCTCCGGTCACGCGATCCTCTTCGGCCGCTCCATCGCGGCGAAGCTCCCTGACGACCTCTCGCCCGAGCTTGCGTTGATGGTCATGGATGTCTGCGGCGCACCTGCGCTCGTCGCCCGGACGATCAGCGGGTATGCCGGCCGTTCCACTCACGTCCCGAACTCGCCAAATCCGCCCCTCCGGGACACGACCCTCGTCCCGCGGGAGGGGAATTGGCGAGTTGGGGACGAAGTGGTGGGGCCGTCCGTAGTCGTGCTCGGGGGCGCAGGCAAGTCCGGGTCGCTCTCGCTCGCTGCCGCGGCGGACGCAGGCGCCACCCGCCGAGTTGCTGTCGTGCGCGACGCCGCCGAGGCGGATCTCCTCGACGGCACCGGCCTCGCGACCCACGTCGTCATCGCCGACGCGCGCAACCCGATCGGGCTCACCGAGGCCATCGCGGCCGTGGGTGGCCCGGCCGACCTCACCGTCGTCTGCGTCGATGTGACCGGCTGCGAGCAGCCCGCGATCCTCGCGACGGCCGAAGGCGGCACCGTCATCTTCTTCTCGATGGCGACGAACTTCGCCGCGGCCGCCCTCGGGGCAGAAGGCCTGGCTGCCGACGTGACCATGCTGGTTGGCAACGGCTACGTTCCGGGTCACGCGGCATACGCGCTGGAACTCATTCGCGGCAACGATGCGGTGCGCGAACTCTTCGAAAGCCGACTCGAAGCACACTGA
- a CDS encoding RNA polymerase sigma factor, whose product MDDLEDLFREHADRIHAYARRHVGPDSADDVVSETFLVAWRRREVLPDRVLPWLIVTARHIIANQRRSGRRADQLWLSAVRDLWQAPQAMSPDEAMVERERHLEALATCTRPEREALLLVAWDGLTLAEAAAVAGCSVRAFTVRLSRARGRMRAAIGEDDSTQPAPLLAIVQELS is encoded by the coding sequence GTGGATGACCTCGAAGATCTCTTCCGTGAGCACGCGGACCGGATTCATGCCTATGCGCGACGACACGTCGGGCCCGACTCGGCCGACGACGTCGTGTCCGAGACGTTCCTGGTGGCGTGGCGTCGTCGAGAGGTGCTGCCCGACCGTGTCCTGCCCTGGCTGATCGTCACGGCACGGCACATCATCGCCAACCAGCGACGGTCGGGCAGGCGCGCAGACCAGTTGTGGCTCAGCGCTGTTCGTGACCTCTGGCAGGCGCCACAGGCTATGTCTCCTGACGAGGCCATGGTCGAACGCGAGCGCCATCTGGAAGCGTTGGCGACGTGCACCCGACCGGAGCGCGAAGCGCTGCTCCTGGTTGCGTGGGATGGGCTCACCCTCGCCGAGGCCGCGGCTGTCGCAGGTTGTTCGGTTCGCGCCTTCACGGTGCGGCTCAGTCGAGCTCGCGGACGGATGCGGGCCGCCATCGGTGAGGACGACTCGACGCAGCCTGCCCCTCTTCTCGCCATCGTCCAGGAGTTGTCATGA